A stretch of Sphingomicrobium flavum DNA encodes these proteins:
- the purH gene encoding bifunctional phosphoribosylaminoimidazolecarboxamide formyltransferase/IMP cyclohydrolase, which yields MQDHKPITRVLISLSDKEGLEDLAAALVRHGAELVSTGGTAKKLRELGHEVRDVSELTGFPEMMDGRVKTLHPKVHGGILAVRANEEHAAAMDAHDIGPIDMVVVNLYPFEATVMSGADRDTIIENIDIGGPSMVRSAAKNHGDVAIVTDPADYDAVIGELDGHGGLTLEFRKMLAAKAFALTAAYDAAISSWFAFGDQGEAYPHRRAIAATKAMELRYGENPHQKAALYIPQAVAPGIAGATQVQGKELSYNNLNDADAAFDLLSEFKDGPPTVVIVKHANPCGVASADSLEEAWAQALACDSVSAFGGIVAVNRTLDGATARAITEIFTEVVVAPDADDDAKAAFAAKKNLRLLLTGAIPDPRRPGQTMKPIAGGLLLQDRDNAMVSANDLKVVTKRAPTDQEVKDCLFAWTVAKHVKSNAIVYAKDGATAGIGAGQMNRRDSARIAAIKAKEAAETYGWDQPRTVGSSVASDAFFPFSDGLLAAVEAGASAVIQPGGSIRDDEVIAAADEAGLAMVFTGMRHFRH from the coding sequence ATGCAAGACCATAAGCCGATCACCCGCGTTCTCATCTCGCTCTCGGACAAGGAGGGGCTGGAGGATTTGGCCGCTGCGCTGGTGCGCCACGGTGCCGAACTGGTCTCGACCGGGGGCACTGCGAAAAAGCTGCGCGAACTCGGCCATGAGGTGCGCGACGTGTCCGAACTGACGGGATTTCCGGAAATGATGGACGGGCGCGTGAAAACGCTCCACCCCAAGGTGCATGGGGGGATCCTGGCAGTGCGCGCCAATGAAGAACATGCCGCGGCGATGGACGCGCATGACATCGGCCCGATCGACATGGTGGTGGTCAACCTCTACCCCTTCGAAGCCACGGTGATGAGCGGCGCCGACCGCGACACCATCATCGAGAATATCGATATTGGCGGGCCCTCCATGGTGCGCTCGGCGGCCAAGAATCATGGCGATGTCGCCATTGTCACCGATCCCGCCGATTATGACGCCGTGATCGGCGAACTGGACGGGCATGGCGGGCTGACGCTTGAATTCAGGAAGATGCTGGCGGCCAAGGCCTTCGCGCTGACTGCCGCCTATGACGCCGCCATTTCCAGCTGGTTTGCCTTTGGCGACCAGGGAGAGGCCTATCCCCATCGCCGTGCGATCGCCGCGACCAAGGCGATGGAGCTGCGCTATGGCGAAAACCCGCACCAGAAGGCCGCGCTCTACATCCCGCAGGCCGTAGCCCCCGGCATTGCCGGCGCGACGCAGGTGCAGGGCAAGGAACTCTCCTACAATAATCTCAACGATGCCGATGCGGCCTTCGACCTCTTGTCCGAGTTCAAGGACGGGCCGCCCACGGTGGTCATCGTCAAGCATGCCAATCCCTGCGGCGTCGCCAGCGCGGACAGCCTTGAAGAGGCCTGGGCGCAGGCGCTGGCCTGCGACAGCGTGTCGGCCTTTGGCGGGATCGTGGCGGTCAATCGCACGCTCGATGGTGCGACGGCGCGCGCCATCACCGAGATTTTTACCGAGGTCGTGGTCGCGCCCGATGCCGATGATGACGCCAAGGCGGCGTTCGCGGCGAAGAAGAATCTGCGCCTGCTGCTGACCGGCGCGATCCCCGATCCACGGCGTCCCGGCCAGACGATGAAGCCGATAGCCGGCGGCCTGCTGCTGCAGGACCGCGACAATGCGATGGTGAGCGCGAATGATCTGAAGGTCGTGACCAAGCGCGCGCCGACCGATCAGGAGGTGAAGGACTGCCTGTTCGCCTGGACCGTGGCCAAACATGTCAAATCCAACGCCATCGTCTATGCCAAGGATGGCGCGACGGCGGGCATCGGCGCGGGCCAGATGAACCGCCGCGATTCCGCGCGCATCGCCGCGATCAAGGCGAAGGAAGCGGCTGAAACCTATGGCTGGGACCAGCCGCGCACCGTCGGCAGCTCGGTCGCCTCGGACGCCTTTTTCCCCTTTTCCGATGGCCTGCTGGCCGCGGTCGAAGCGGGCGCGAGCGCGGTCATCCAGCCGGGCGGATCGATCCGCGATGATGAGGTGATTGCGGCGGCCGACGAGGCAGGGCTGGCGATGGTCTTCACAGGCATGCGCCACTTCCGACACTAG
- a CDS encoding heparinase II/III family protein gives MADKADIVGRLARGSLFQRLLGPKRKPLRLIAVPRDHVEGDKRLGKALLSGTLVWGGEQIDLHDVDFGDVGVATPASRHLSTFAWLRTLSSVASREQGARIGEALAGRWLIAHGTRPDAAWAPELWGERLIFWTAYAPYILSSRDSGYRSALLNTLARGARHLDAQADRAAPGLDRVTAWAGLVTAALTLEGGLPRVARAESGLMRALAQGQFEDGGLMSRIPQQQALLVDRLGLVRAAYFAAKQQIPEGLENASAAALAALHGVTMGDGALSSWQGGHPGSPLLMSALIDGCGMRARPLREARGWGYHRLAALGTVAVVDAAPPPLATMAPKGSASTLAFELSDGAQRLVVNCGGPGLCKSAMPHELVEALRSTAAHSTLIIDDANSTAIQPDGPLGRGVSDLLVERSEDSDASRLIASHDGYVRRFGMVHERRFKLGNDGKELVGEDQLAPKGRRKIKGEVPYAIRFHLAPGVEATPTADGMGAILRSDGAPPWHFRCRGARLAIEESLHVNARGEPTPSQQLVIIGEVDRLGCDIGWQFRRSS, from the coding sequence TTGGCCGATAAGGCGGACATTGTCGGCCGCCTGGCCCGTGGGAGCCTGTTCCAGCGGCTTCTCGGCCCCAAGCGCAAGCCGCTGCGCCTTATCGCCGTGCCGCGCGATCATGTCGAAGGCGACAAGCGCCTCGGCAAGGCGCTTCTTTCTGGCACCCTCGTCTGGGGCGGGGAGCAGATCGACCTGCACGATGTGGATTTTGGCGATGTCGGGGTTGCAACGCCCGCGTCGCGCCATCTTTCCACCTTTGCCTGGTTGCGTACCCTGTCGTCGGTCGCAAGCCGCGAACAGGGCGCACGCATCGGCGAGGCGCTGGCCGGGCGCTGGCTGATCGCGCATGGCACGCGGCCCGATGCCGCCTGGGCGCCCGAACTGTGGGGCGAACGGCTGATCTTCTGGACTGCCTATGCGCCCTATATCCTCTCATCGCGCGATAGCGGCTACCGCTCGGCGCTGCTCAACACGCTGGCGCGCGGCGCGCGGCATCTTGATGCGCAGGCCGATCGCGCCGCGCCAGGGCTCGACCGTGTCACCGCCTGGGCGGGGCTGGTCACTGCCGCGCTGACGCTGGAAGGCGGGCTGCCGCGCGTGGCCCGCGCCGAAAGCGGGCTGATGCGCGCGCTGGCGCAGGGACAATTCGAAGATGGCGGGCTGATGAGCCGCATCCCGCAGCAGCAGGCGTTGCTGGTCGACCGGCTGGGGCTGGTGCGCGCGGCCTATTTCGCGGCCAAGCAGCAGATTCCCGAAGGGCTGGAAAATGCGTCGGCCGCCGCCCTCGCCGCCTTGCATGGCGTCACCATGGGCGATGGCGCGCTGTCGAGCTGGCAGGGCGGTCATCCGGGCAGCCCGCTGTTGATGTCGGCGCTGATCGACGGGTGCGGGATGCGCGCACGCCCGCTGCGTGAAGCACGCGGCTGGGGCTATCACCGGCTGGCCGCGCTGGGCACGGTGGCGGTGGTCGATGCCGCGCCGCCGCCGCTTGCGACCATGGCGCCCAAGGGCAGCGCCTCCACACTGGCTTTCGAACTGTCGGACGGGGCGCAGCGGCTGGTGGTCAATTGCGGGGGGCCGGGGCTGTGCAAATCCGCCATGCCACATGAACTTGTGGAAGCGCTGCGTTCGACCGCCGCCCATTCCACGCTGATCATCGATGACGCCAATTCCACCGCCATCCAGCCCGACGGCCCGCTGGGCCGCGGTGTATCCGACCTTCTGGTCGAACGCAGCGAGGATAGCGATGCCAGCCGCCTGATCGCCAGCCATGACGGCTATGTCCGCCGCTTCGGGATGGTGCACGAACGGCGCTTCAAGCTGGGCAATGACGGCAAGGAACTGGTCGGCGAGGACCAGCTTGCGCCCAAAGGCCGCCGCAAGATCAAGGGCGAGGTGCCCTACGCCATCCGTTTTCACCTCGCGCCCGGCGTGGAAGCCACGCCGACCGCCGACGGCATGGGCGCGATCTTGCGCTCCGACGGGGCACCGCCCTGGCATTTTCGCTGCCGCGGCGCGCGCCTGGCGATCGAGGAGAGCCTCCACGTCAATGCGCGCGGCGAACCCACTCCCTCCCAACAGCTGGTCATCATCGGCGAGGTCGACCGCCTCGGCTGTGACATTGGCTGGCAGTTTCGACGTTCAAGCTAA
- the rpe gene encoding ribulose-phosphate 3-epimerase: MAIPKISPSILSADFAKLGDEVRAIDEAGADWIHVDVMDGHYVPNITIGPAVVKALRAHTDKPFDVHLMISPVDTYLEAFAQAGADIITVHPEAGAHTHRTLQAIRALGKKAGVVLNPGTHESELDYLLDLADLVLVMSVNPGFGGQKFIPSQLRKIEAIAEMKAKRGLDFEIEVDGGVDPDTAPRCVDAGATALVAGTAVFRGGPDAYAANIKALKGA, encoded by the coding sequence ATGGCTATCCCGAAAATCTCCCCCTCCATCCTGTCCGCCGATTTCGCCAAGCTGGGCGATGAAGTGCGCGCCATCGACGAGGCTGGCGCCGACTGGATCCATGTCGACGTGATGGACGGTCATTATGTGCCCAACATCACCATCGGCCCGGCTGTCGTGAAGGCGCTGCGCGCGCATACGGACAAGCCCTTCGACGTTCATCTGATGATCAGCCCGGTGGACACTTATCTCGAAGCCTTTGCCCAAGCGGGAGCGGACATCATCACCGTCCACCCTGAAGCCGGCGCGCATACCCACCGCACGCTGCAGGCGATCCGCGCCTTGGGCAAGAAAGCCGGCGTAGTGCTCAACCCCGGCACGCATGAAAGCGAGCTCGACTATCTGCTCGACCTTGCCGACCTCGTCCTGGTGATGAGCGTCAATCCGGGATTTGGCGGGCAGAAATTCATCCCCTCGCAGCTGCGCAAGATCGAGGCGATTGCTGAAATGAAAGCCAAGCGCGGGCTCGATTTCGAGATCGAGGTCGATGGCGGCGTCGATCCCGATACCGCGCCGCGCTGCGTGGATGCGGGTGCGACGGCGCTGGTGGCGGGGACGGCGGTCTTCCGTGGCGGGCCCGATGCCTATGCCGCCAACATCAAGGCGCTGAAGGGGGCTTGA
- a CDS encoding RsmB/NOP family class I SAM-dependent RNA methyltransferase, translating to MPRQDSDGSAARAAALRMLDAVLRRDETLDHAAGFATRQLPPADAGLALAIAGETLRRLTDLDALIDRKMRQPLPGDAKARMVLRLALAQKIGLGTPDHAVVATALPLVESGPRRLVHGVLSNLLKSDLSSDEPPRLPAAVEARWDEAWGHDVTLAARRAIGHRPPLDLSFKAQPEDYKGATLAPRHRRLEDAGRVDHLPGFVDGEWWVQDLAASLPARLIPADAERVLDACAAPGGKTMQLAAAGHQVTALDRAESRLKRLRANLNRTRLEAELITANLNEWRPDALYDAVLLDAPCSASGTFRRHPEVLYRARPRIIAEMAAVQADLLDSAALMVKPGGSLVYAVCSLEPQEGEDAIRAFLDRFPRFSIAPAPSPAPGIEPSKEGWLRILPGMLEKQGGLDGFFTCRLVHEG from the coding sequence ATGCCAAGACAGGATTCAGACGGTAGCGCCGCGCGCGCAGCAGCCCTGCGTATGCTCGATGCCGTTTTGCGGCGCGACGAGACGCTCGACCATGCCGCCGGCTTCGCCACCAGGCAGCTGCCGCCCGCCGATGCGGGGCTGGCGCTCGCCATTGCCGGGGAAACGCTGCGCCGCCTGACCGATCTGGACGCCCTGATCGACCGCAAGATGCGCCAGCCCTTGCCCGGCGATGCCAAGGCGCGAATGGTGCTGCGCCTGGCGCTGGCGCAGAAGATCGGGCTGGGCACGCCCGACCATGCCGTGGTCGCCACGGCCTTGCCTTTGGTGGAAAGCGGGCCGCGCCGGCTGGTGCATGGAGTGCTCTCCAACCTGCTCAAGAGCGATTTGTCGAGCGATGAGCCCCCGCGCCTGCCTGCGGCGGTCGAGGCGCGCTGGGATGAAGCCTGGGGCCATGACGTCACTCTAGCTGCGCGCCGCGCGATCGGCCATCGCCCCCCGCTCGACCTCAGCTTCAAGGCGCAGCCCGAGGATTATAAGGGCGCCACCCTCGCGCCGCGCCATCGCAGGCTTGAGGATGCGGGGAGGGTCGATCATCTACCCGGCTTCGTCGATGGCGAATGGTGGGTGCAGGATCTGGCAGCCTCACTGCCCGCGCGCCTCATCCCCGCCGATGCGGAGCGGGTGCTCGATGCCTGCGCCGCACCTGGTGGCAAGACCATGCAATTGGCCGCAGCCGGCCATCAGGTCACTGCCCTCGACCGGGCGGAAAGTCGTCTCAAACGACTTCGCGCCAATTTGAACCGCACCAGGCTTGAGGCCGAACTGATCACCGCCAACCTCAATGAATGGCGCCCCGACGCGCTGTACGATGCAGTGCTGCTCGATGCGCCCTGTTCGGCCAGCGGCACCTTCCGCCGCCATCCCGAAGTGCTCTACCGCGCCCGTCCGCGCATCATCGCCGAAATGGCGGCGGTGCAGGCCGACCTGCTCGACAGCGCGGCCCTGATGGTGAAACCGGGCGGCAGCCTGGTCTACGCCGTCTGCTCATTGGAGCCGCAGGAAGGCGAAGACGCGATTCGCGCTTTCCTCGATCGGTTCCCGCGCTTTTCCATCGCGCCCGCGCCGAGCCCGGCACCCGGAATCGAGCCGAGCAAGGAAGGCTGGCTGAGAATCCTTCCCGGCATGCTGGAAAAACAGGGCGGGCTCGACGGATTCTTCACATGCCGCCTTGTCCATGAAGGCTAA
- a CDS encoding DUF1674 domain-containing protein, which yields MKRPKHLEPPEYLSESPPVPDPEPVEDNDGPAGEKDKKDPTRYGDWEKKGIAWDF from the coding sequence ATGAAACGCCCAAAACATCTCGAACCCCCTGAATATCTTTCCGAATCGCCGCCCGTGCCCGATCCCGAGCCGGTCGAGGACAATGACGGTCCGGCGGGCGAGAAGGACAAGAAGGACCCCACCCGCTATGGCGATTGGGAGAAAAAGGGGATTGCCTGGGACTTTTAA
- a CDS encoding NAD(P)H-dependent glycerol-3-phosphate dehydrogenase, which translates to MSIEKIAVIGGGAWGTALAQVAAADGRDVLLWAMEDDVCQAINAIHENPIYLKGIPLSPSIRATQKFSELNDVDAWLVVTPAQHMRAVLSRSPCPNMPLVLCSKGIEERSGKLLHDVAKEVCATSPIAVLSGPTFAHEVAAGLPTAVTLACEDEALGEELRDRIAMPTFRTYLTDDVAGAEVGGAIKNVLAIGCGIVEGKGLGQNARSALIARGFAEMMRFGEAMGARRETLAGLSGLGDLVLTCTSTASRNFSLGKAIGEGQNAADLMKDRTTVAEGAHTAPVLDRIAGEKGIDMPITAAVAALLSGKVTIDDALEALLSRPPRPEIA; encoded by the coding sequence ATGAGCATCGAGAAGATTGCCGTCATCGGCGGGGGCGCCTGGGGCACTGCGCTGGCACAGGTCGCGGCAGCAGACGGCAGGGACGTATTGCTCTGGGCAATGGAAGACGATGTCTGCCAGGCCATCAACGCCATCCACGAGAACCCCATCTATCTGAAGGGCATCCCGCTCAGCCCCTCGATCCGCGCAACGCAGAAATTTAGCGAGCTCAATGATGTCGACGCCTGGCTGGTGGTGACCCCGGCGCAGCATATGCGCGCGGTCCTGTCACGCTCGCCCTGCCCCAATATGCCGCTGGTGCTCTGCTCCAAGGGGATCGAGGAGAGATCGGGCAAGCTGCTGCATGATGTCGCCAAGGAAGTGTGTGCCACCTCGCCCATCGCGGTGCTGTCGGGGCCGACCTTCGCGCATGAAGTGGCCGCCGGGCTGCCCACCGCGGTGACGTTGGCTTGCGAGGATGAAGCGCTGGGTGAAGAGCTGCGCGATCGGATCGCCATGCCAACTTTCCGCACCTATCTGACCGACGATGTCGCGGGCGCCGAAGTGGGCGGTGCCATCAAGAATGTGCTCGCCATTGGTTGCGGCATTGTCGAGGGCAAGGGGCTGGGCCAGAATGCCCGCTCGGCGCTGATCGCGCGCGGTTTTGCCGAAATGATGCGCTTTGGTGAAGCGATGGGCGCGCGGCGCGAAACGCTGGCGGGCCTGTCGGGGCTGGGCGATTTGGTGCTGACCTGCACCTCGACCGCCAGTCGCAATTTCTCGCTCGGCAAGGCGATCGGTGAAGGACAGAATGCCGCCGACCTGATGAAGGATCGTACAACCGTGGCCGAAGGCGCGCATACCGCGCCGGTGCTGGACCGGATTGCGGGTGAAAAGGGCATCGATATGCCGATCACGGCGGCAGTAGCTGCCTTGCTGTCGGGCAAGGTGACGATCGACGATGCGCTGGAAGCCTTATTGAGTCGTCCACCGCGACCCGAAATCGCCTGA
- the tsaD gene encoding tRNA (adenosine(37)-N6)-threonylcarbamoyltransferase complex transferase subunit TsaD, giving the protein MALILGLESSCDDSAAALVTSDRQILAQAVVGQADRHSPFGGVVPEIAARAHVEILPDLIRQVLADADIEAGEVDAIAATAGPGLVGGVMVGLLAGKGLALSTGKPLIAVNHLEGHALSPRLTDSSLEFPYLLLLASGGHCQLLEVRGVDDYRRLATTIDDAAGEAFDKAAKQLGLGYPGGPAVEKLAEEGDSSAVPLPRPLVGSGEPHFSFAGLKSAVQRAVASNEHRPEDIAASFQQAVVDCFIDRTRIALEASDAPSLVVAGGVAANRSVRAALEQLASDHGRRFSVPPGWLCTDNAAMIGWAGAERFAAGLVDGLDAPARARWPLDGGAEKVRGAGVKA; this is encoded by the coding sequence ATGGCATTGATCCTCGGCCTTGAATCTTCCTGCGATGACAGCGCGGCCGCGCTGGTGACGTCGGATCGGCAGATCCTGGCGCAGGCCGTGGTCGGGCAGGCGGATCGCCATTCGCCTTTTGGCGGGGTGGTGCCCGAAATCGCCGCGCGCGCCCATGTCGAGATCCTGCCCGACCTCATCCGCCAGGTGCTGGCCGATGCCGATATCGAAGCGGGCGAAGTGGACGCGATTGCCGCGACCGCAGGTCCGGGGCTGGTTGGCGGGGTTATGGTCGGGCTGCTGGCGGGCAAGGGGCTGGCACTGTCGACGGGAAAGCCGCTGATCGCGGTCAATCATCTGGAAGGCCATGCGCTGAGCCCGCGGCTGACCGATTCCAGCCTGGAATTTCCCTATCTGCTGCTGCTGGCGAGCGGTGGGCATTGCCAATTGCTCGAGGTGCGCGGGGTCGATGACTATCGGCGGCTGGCGACCACCATCGACGATGCGGCTGGCGAGGCGTTCGACAAGGCCGCCAAGCAGTTGGGCCTCGGCTATCCCGGCGGGCCTGCGGTTGAGAAATTGGCGGAAGAGGGAGATTCAAGCGCCGTGCCGCTACCGCGCCCGCTGGTCGGGTCAGGCGAACCCCATTTCAGCTTTGCTGGCCTCAAGAGCGCGGTGCAGCGCGCGGTCGCCAGCAATGAGCATAGGCCGGAGGACATTGCCGCCAGTTTCCAGCAGGCGGTGGTAGATTGTTTCATCGATCGCACCCGCATCGCGCTCGAAGCCTCCGATGCGCCCTCGCTGGTCGTCGCGGGCGGCGTCGCGGCCAACCGTTCGGTGCGCGCGGCGCTCGAGCAGCTTGCAAGTGATCATGGGCGGCGCTTTTCGGTGCCGCCGGGCTGGCTGTGCACCGATAATGCCGCAATGATCGGCTGGGCCGGGGCGGAACGATTTGCCGCCGGGCTCGTCGATGGTCTGGATGCGCCCGCGCGGGCGCGCTGGCCGCTCGATGGTGGCGCGGAAAAAGTCAGGGGAGCAGGGGTCAAGGCATGA
- the hemC gene encoding hydroxymethylbilane synthase — MELKLGTRGSPLAVAQGEMVADALKRAHPGLGVTIVTLKTGGDRVQDRPLAEIGGKALWTKELDRALLAGETDISVHSMKDVESERPEGLGVAAMLERADVRDKLIGAASVDALPKGARVGTSSPRRAAQLRAIRPDLETLTFRGNVATRLAKLDAGEADATLLAAAGLDRLGMGEIGHAIPIDVMLPAAAQGAVGIDARADDEITRQLLAAIDHADTHAAVLVERAFIHALHGDCHSPVAALARIDADQIEVRAELYSARGSHVVRGNTRMARGDLGPARSLARQLLDDAPLAISELFA; from the coding sequence ATGGAATTGAAGTTAGGCACGCGCGGCTCGCCGCTGGCGGTCGCACAGGGCGAAATGGTCGCCGATGCGCTAAAGCGCGCCCATCCGGGACTTGGGGTGACCATCGTCACGCTGAAGACCGGCGGCGACCGGGTGCAGGATCGCCCGCTCGCCGAAATTGGAGGCAAGGCGCTGTGGACCAAGGAGCTGGACCGCGCACTGCTGGCCGGCGAGACCGATATTTCGGTCCATTCGATGAAAGATGTGGAGAGCGAGCGCCCCGAGGGGCTTGGCGTCGCCGCTATGCTGGAACGCGCCGATGTGCGCGACAAGCTGATCGGCGCGGCCAGCGTCGATGCGCTGCCCAAGGGCGCGCGCGTCGGCACCTCCAGTCCGCGCCGCGCGGCGCAGTTGCGCGCGATCCGCCCCGATCTGGAGACACTCACCTTTCGCGGCAATGTCGCCACCCGCCTTGCCAAGCTGGATGCGGGCGAGGCCGATGCCACCCTGCTCGCCGCTGCGGGCCTCGACCGGCTCGGCATGGGCGAGATCGGCCACGCCATCCCGATTGACGTCATGCTCCCCGCTGCGGCGCAGGGCGCGGTGGGTATTGATGCCCGGGCCGATGACGAGATCACGCGCCAGCTGCTCGCCGCCATCGACCATGCCGATACGCACGCAGCCGTGCTGGTCGAGCGCGCCTTCATCCATGCCCTGCACGGCGATTGCCATTCGCCCGTCGCCGCACTGGCCCGGATCGATGCCGACCAGATCGAAGTGCGCGCCGAGCTGTACAGCGCGCGCGGCAGCCATGTCGTGCGCGGCAACACGCGCATGGCGCGCGGCGATCTGGGTCCGGCGCGCAGTCTGGCGCGCCAATTGCTCGACGATGCGCCGCTCGCCATCTCCGAGCTGTTTGCATGA